The following are encoded together in the Mycolicibacterium arabiense genome:
- a CDS encoding acyclic terpene utilization AtuA family protein — protein sequence MTRDGEHPGRHPVRIGNCSGFYGDRHAAMREMITGGELDYLTGDYLAELTMLILARDRAKSPERGYAKTFLTQLEESLGSALDRGVKIVANAGGLNPAGLAAAVRALAERLGLAVDVAHVEGDDLVGRADELGLTSSPAASLAPGAPLAANAYLGAWGIADCLLGGANVVVTGRVTDASVIVGPAAAHFGWSRTDYDALAGAVAAGHVIECGTQATGGNFAFFTEVPDLMHAGFPVAEIHADGSSVITKHPGTGGLVSTDTVTAQLLYEIGGARYANPDVTLRVDSVTLADDGPDRVRISGVRGEPPPPTLKVSLNSVGGFRNAMTFVLTGLDIEAKADLVRRQLESNLTVEPAEMEWTFARTDHPDADTEEAASALLRCVVRDSDPKKVGRHFSSAAVELALASYPGFTTTAPPAEGQIYGVFTAGYVDATDVPHVAVHGDGVRVDIAPAGETQALQPVDAPELPAAPVGGSTRRVPLGTIAGARSGDKGGDANVGVWVRTPEQWQWLAHTLTVDRLRELLPETADLAVTRHLLPNLRAVNFVIEGILGQGVAHQARFDPQAKGLGEWLRARYMDIPEGLLP from the coding sequence GTGACCCGGGACGGTGAGCACCCAGGCAGGCATCCGGTGCGCATCGGCAACTGCTCGGGCTTCTACGGTGACCGCCACGCGGCCATGCGGGAGATGATCACCGGCGGCGAACTGGACTACCTCACCGGGGATTACCTGGCCGAACTCACCATGCTCATCCTCGCCCGCGACCGCGCGAAGTCGCCGGAGCGGGGATACGCCAAGACCTTCCTGACCCAGCTGGAGGAATCGCTGGGATCCGCCCTCGATCGCGGGGTGAAGATCGTCGCCAACGCAGGCGGGCTGAACCCGGCCGGCCTGGCCGCGGCCGTCCGAGCCCTCGCCGAGCGCCTGGGTCTGGCGGTCGACGTCGCGCACGTCGAGGGCGACGACCTCGTCGGCCGTGCCGACGAACTCGGACTGACGAGTTCCCCCGCCGCTTCGCTCGCCCCGGGCGCGCCCCTTGCGGCCAACGCCTACCTCGGCGCGTGGGGCATCGCCGACTGTCTGCTCGGCGGCGCCAACGTCGTGGTGACGGGCCGGGTCACTGACGCGTCGGTGATCGTCGGACCTGCCGCTGCGCACTTCGGCTGGAGCCGCACCGACTACGACGCGCTCGCCGGCGCCGTCGCCGCAGGTCACGTGATCGAGTGCGGCACCCAGGCGACCGGTGGCAACTTCGCCTTCTTCACCGAAGTGCCCGACCTGATGCATGCCGGCTTCCCCGTCGCCGAGATCCACGCCGACGGGTCGTCGGTGATCACCAAGCACCCCGGCACCGGCGGACTGGTCAGCACCGACACCGTGACCGCGCAACTGCTCTACGAGATCGGCGGCGCACGCTACGCCAATCCCGACGTGACGCTGCGCGTCGACAGCGTGACGCTGGCCGACGACGGACCCGACCGGGTGCGGATCAGCGGAGTGCGCGGCGAGCCGCCGCCACCCACGCTCAAGGTGTCCTTGAACTCGGTCGGCGGCTTCCGCAACGCGATGACGTTCGTGCTGACGGGACTCGACATCGAAGCCAAGGCGGATCTGGTGCGCCGGCAGCTGGAGTCCAACCTGACGGTCGAGCCCGCGGAGATGGAGTGGACGTTCGCGCGCACCGATCACCCCGACGCCGACACCGAGGAGGCCGCCAGCGCGCTGCTGCGCTGCGTCGTCCGGGACTCCGACCCCAAGAAGGTGGGACGCCACTTCTCCTCAGCCGCAGTTGAACTGGCACTGGCGAGCTACCCGGGTTTCACCACCACCGCCCCGCCTGCCGAGGGCCAGATCTACGGCGTGTTCACCGCCGGCTACGTCGACGCGACAGACGTCCCGCACGTCGCGGTGCACGGTGACGGCGTCCGCGTCGACATCGCACCGGCCGGTGAGACCCAGGCACTGCAGCCCGTCGACGCTCCCGAACTGCCCGCCGCCCCCGTCGGCGGATCAACCCGTCGCGTGCCACTCGGGACCATCGCTGGTGCGCGCAGCGGCGACAAGGGCGGCGACGCGAACGTCGGGGTGTGGGTGCGCACCCCCGAGCAGTGGCAGTGGCTGGCCCACACGCTCACCGTCGACCGGCTGCGCGAATTGCTGCCCGAGACTGCGGATCTCGCCGTCACCCGACATCTACTGCCCAACCTGCGTGCGGTCAACTTCGTCATCGAGGGCATCCTCGGCCAGGGCGTCGCACATCAGGCCCGCTTCGACCCGCAGGCCAAGGGGCTCGGCGAATGGCTGAGAGCCCGCTACATGGACATCCCGGAAGGACTTCTGCCGTGA
- the rpmF gene encoding 50S ribosomal protein L32, with amino-acid sequence MAVPKRRMSRSNTRSRRAQWKTEATGLVNVNVAGQQHKVPRRLLKAARLGLIDLDRR; translated from the coding sequence ATGGCCGTGCCCAAGCGGAGGATGTCGCGCTCGAACACCCGTAGCCGTCGCGCGCAGTGGAAGACCGAGGCCACCGGGCTCGTCAACGTCAACGTCGCTGGTCAGCAGCACAAGGTGCCGCGTCGCCTGCTCAAGGCCGCACGCCTCGGCCTGATCGACCTCGACCGCCGCTGA